caagaaagtaaacacaaatagacttggcaagcctctaatatcaacactcaagcacatatgcatgttcaaatcaaaaggtcttttcattgttgtaatggggccaaggacaagacATGATATATCTGGataagaagctacaaaccataaggaacaaaggagcaatggggaacaagtgtaaacccATTCAAACATACCCATAACCTCTAATtccatcctcttcttgactccattattaacaattattcacaattttttttttcatttttcactgtttttctactctctttttttccatcctgtctcttttctttacTCTATTCAGCACACAATTtcaagagacaagatacacaacatatttacaaaaacagaACAAGAAGAGGAACTAACTAGCCAACTCATCAGAatccccaaggagaccacacttgttcccaaaacacttccaaagctccaaaattccctaaggttaaggtaatcatggtttttcacttagggctagtgtatgagcttcaaaacaaagaaatgaggaAAGTATAAGCTCAAAAGGGGTTTTCAAAGGATCagaacaaggtaagcttatttggctagagaggctcaaaaACAAAgctgcctttatcacttccaaacatgcatatcaatcaagagttatcaacaagagtcaagccaaggcatatgtgcaagcaatcaagagacatatcacacaagaaagaaaataaagtggctcaaatcttaCACAGGGTAattgtcacaatcaattcatctctcaaacatcataatcatcttccaagcagagaaaaacAAGGATTTCAAGCCaagtatcaatgaagtgaaggtcaagtctacaacctaaacaaagtccagaaatcaagagaaacatgtaaaactgtatacaagacaaaacaaaaactacctagaaaagaaaaaatttaaccaagaaaacaaaaactaacgaagaaaaataaaaatctcccccaatagaccacacttaaactacacagtgtcctcaatgtgtcataagcataagatcagaaatcatAATAGtcaacagatcatggacaagtgcaataaaagtagggaaagggggagaagggaaaaagaaaaactcccctggtcatggtggcaattgccaattttggacttgtagggagatgtcttccaccattggatccagcaaggaagttttgaggaagaatttcttcatcctccagatttgatcgagcagggaaatgtcttccacagcTGGATCTAAGAAGCAAAGATTGTTGATGAGTGGGTTCAGCCAGTGCCTATTGATATTCAAACTATTGTGTATGTAAACACCCTTGTCTTCCACTAGGGGTgcatgttggtcaaattcataTGTACCTCCTGCAGCATGGTTAGTACATTGTGGCTCCAAACAAATTacatgcaggggtataacacccaattcCAATTTATCAGACTGAACCTTAGATAtactctcagaacatgaatcaatttcaatttcagaaacAATATCAACCACAGACTTAGATTCATGTTCAATGCATGGATAAGAAGTATTCAGATATGATGGCAAAAGTTGTTTCTCATCATGCAAAGAGTggaaatgaaaatcattttcatcaacaatataatcatgaacATACCCCTCAACagcataatcatcaacataatcaaattgaggtatgtttacctccacttccctgAAGATTGGTAAAGTGGTGGAATATGAAAGTGGTCTACCTGGCTCACAATTTCTGCTTATACTTGCCTGGTCCTCCAAATCATCATCAGGATCTATCTCCTCAATCGCAAGAGTAGGGACATTTGAAGGTGGGAGAATAGGTGGCATAGTAGTAAGCTCATGACTCTGCTCCCCATCTCCTATGTTGATGACACTAACATCAtctggaatctgaacagtctgaaatggtaactctgaatcttgagactgttcctcagtgagttgagtggccatctgccctatcTGATCAGTCATACTCTGAATGGCAGCTCCTATTTCCTGCTGAAACTGCATGTTCTCTTGCTGAAACTGAaggttctgcatggtcatctgctccaacaactcctgcaatgtaggctcagaagtagaaggcGTAGGAGTTATTTGGGCAGGAGCTTCATACTGCTGACTCTCGTATTGTTGGACTGGTGGAGATATAAAAGTACACTGGAATGGTGGTTCTGGATAATGATGTTGTTGTGGCGCATTATACCATCCCAAGCTAGagtcattccatccaggattgTTGCTATAACCATACTGCACAGGGGAGAATTTGCTCAGAAACTGAtgctcaagatatccccaatcggtaatggatcctagaggaagagagtctttccaatccttagctgctccttgtaatgaatgcggaaatgcccccaagaaaatgtgatcaagagggacatgtggaggcttcattAAAGAGCACATgatgtggaactcctccaaatgtctatgtgggcattctcctgcaaaaccatgaaacttagggagcaaATATATTAGTCCAGTGCTTAGAACACAATGGATATCATCCTTTGTAGGTGAAACCGGCTCACGAGGAGCACTCTCAGGACTTGGAGGATGAGTCATATTGTTCTCAGCataaaaatcagcagaataTGAATTACAATTAGAGtaacatgcagaaggagaatcataatcatAGGCACAAGCAGAAGAAGCAgtattcacataatcaaaataagtagacatgaaaaaagaaaaatactaaaaactacgaaacaaataaaacacaacacatttatacatgcaacacgcacacacaaaatagaacatcacatcacaaaactcaacacaattaaacatgcgACACGCACACACAAtaacaaacacacaaaacaaaacatcacACTAACAACACAAgccaaaacacaacacacactaacacaacaaagacctaagaccgaaccgttggtccccggcagcggcgccattttgttgagagggtcgcacctcacacaaaagttgattgcaaaattaatgcaatatagactaggaagtgactcctaggtcgtctctcaaggaccaatttgggttcaggacttaggtcaaacacgtagtgggggggtttgaaagtgtttttgtgattcaaAACGAACTGAATTAAAACTAGAAATTAAATAccaccaaacataattgaaaacattgaaataaatggacaaagcttgaagaCCGAACAGTCCtacagatgaccgaacggttctacattgagacGGTCTCTAAAACAAGTGAGGAAATTTGAAATGCATGAAGATAAAGAAGCCGAATAGAATAAACAACATAATGAACGGAAAAAGTAAACTCAACAatgcaaaatataaatattcaaacaCAATCAAAGCTATTAAGTTGcaacacttaaattaaaaagattaatgcTCATTTCAggttgaaataaaattttacggAAAATTCATAAAGTGCTTAAGCCAATTGAAATGCACAGATAAATAAACAAATGGAAAATGGcgtgaataaatttaaatgcaaCAATTAAGCTAAAAAGTGAAAAGCTAAAATGAAAATCCatcacatataaaataaattagtttcaGTTCAAGTGtgaatacaataaaaataaaacctattAGATTTATCTTCTTCTGGACGAAACATGTGCACATtccaattgaaaagaaaatgaatctCCATCATTTAAAccatacttttaaaaacaatgtGTGCAGTATTCCAATATCAATAACCAACCAATGGATTCGGTGCATGATATAAGCtattaaagaaagaataaaattatggaGCTACCCCTCGTGGACGTACAACTGCTGACACCGTGCTCACCAATTGAATCACCGTGCTATTCTCATTCTCCCATTACCGTGCACACACATTTCTTCTCCAATGCAAAAGagttaattttcttcttccaaaataAAGATAACCGTGCACCACTTTTCTCCAAGAAAGGAAGTAATCAATCACCGTGAGCACCTCCTGGACGTGGCTTCCCACCAACCTTCACCTAAtcacttcttcatttttcaaagaaaagaaatctcCAAAGCATTTAATCACCAAATGAAAGTGATAAAAGCTGCCAGCATACACACTTCTTCACAgcaaaataatactctaatttataaaatatgaaaataaaaatctggTTCAAACATGaagacaaaaaaacaaaaaaaaacaagaccATGTGCTCTTCAAACAAACGTTCCAAGTTCAAGTTCCGTGAGGGTGGTGGCTGGCTGCCTCTTGGCCGTGTGTCCCCTCTCCAGCCCcccttcttcttccatccagCTCCTCTAAAAATAAACCCTGGACCGTGAGCGTCTGCTGGACCGAATCCCCTCATCTGTGGGCTATTTCTTGTGGGCCGTGTGCACTGATGCATGAAGAATAGAACGAatttaatcggggaattgtgcttaattgtccggtattttcccgtttttgttaattgtgcttaatttgatcaaaaattcttattttaattaatttgaattatttggactaattattttcattattaattacaaggaaaatttggagatacaatttgggacatttgaaggTTAAATGAGAAATGGCAATTGAGCCCAATGCATCTCAGTCATTTCAATTTTCGCacagtgctgcgtgaatgttgtgtcaacttgtgtgacctcgtttgagttcaattcttatccgttttctatgcaattttttttcatagtttcgtatGGATGTTtattttcacgtatagtttttattttgttcaaattcgttttgtgctgttcccagtattttTTTTACTCCCCTATGTCAGTCCAATGCTTACTGTTTGAGTGATTTCTAATGTGTTTGCATTTGCTTGTTGTTGGGTACTTGTGGTGGCTAGGAATTGATAATTGGACAGTGCTGAAACCTCCCAACACTCTTAAACAAGGAATCCAACAGCTTGGGAGGCACTCACGGTCTTAAGCAATACGTTTTGGAAGAAGCTACTGCATTGATTTAATTTGTGTGTTGAAATGGAAAACTTAAAATGGAATATTGGTCCATTTTGGTGACTCATTTCACGTGAAAGTGGAAGCACATGTtggagaaaaataatatacaaagtGTTCTacaagaattaattttaatccacTTTGAAGTGGTAGACACGTAGACACATAAATGGACTTGAAGAGCCCACATTTCACGGCTTCACTCATTGCCTTTGTCCAACAATTatccaaaatttaataattgaagaGGTTACACACGGTCCCATCACAGCCCCATGACAATTCATTTTGTCAAGCACATATTCACGGAGATAATTTGATGAGGTGCAGCCCATGTGCAAAAGGCAATTACTGCACACGCCACACAGCAGCTTACGGATTCCATTTAATTGGGGGTGTGTCCAGCACACATTCAAGGAGACACGTCTAGGGGAGTGTGGACAGCAACACACGGCCCACACTTTGTGCATCCAGCAAGCAGCTTCAGAACGCGTCAAAGAAGAAGCACAACATATCACACAAGCGGGGTCCAGCAAAGGTAGTGTAGGGTAGTGTAGGGCAGGGGGTGGGACACACGGCCAAGAGGCAGCCAGCCGCCACTCTTCACTAGGATGATGATTTTTCTTTGAACATTTTGAGAGCTTGAAAATGTTATTCATGTTAATTGGCATTGGTTAACGAAAGAAGCACATTATAATCTTCCTTTAGATTTTTGGAAAAAGAACTTGAGattgaatgttttttattttcatttcttccaaCGTGTGACGGCCTGATGATGATGGAAGGGGAGAGcacattttcaattaatttcatttagTAAAGAGATTTGTCCAGTCACCATTTACATTAGCTTTTGCTGTTGAACGTTGTTTAGAGCTGTCATGTTTTTGAACATTTACTTTCTTCACGCTGTTACGTTTTCAATTGgccttttaatttcattttgggTTCATGAAATTCTTGACGGAAGCGGTCCAGCAGCACGTGTAGATGGGAAGAAGCAGCAACACATTAGCGTGAATGGTGTGCACATGAGAAGGAGGTGTTGTCACGTGCACGGGAGCTGAGTTAGAGGCATGGCACTGCATAGTGACGGCTGAAAGAAGTGTTCACACGGTGATTTTAATTTGAGAAGCTCACACACTTTTGCATTGAAGTTTTATTCAAAGTTACATTGTGCATTTCATTTATTACCAAATgttgtttcttttattccaGCTGTGCATTTAAGATTTATTCACGCTGCAATGTGTAACTAATTTGTTAGCTAACGCGTTGCATTTCATTTCCAACTTCTgcgtttttttatttttatttagctATTTCTTTTCAAGAGGGTCATacaagttttattaatttagttgTGATGTTAGCTTAAGTGACCAATCATTTTAATTCTATGTTTATATTTGTGTTTACATCCGTGTTTATGttcgtgttttaatttagttcatttgcattcacaaaccattcacaaacccccccactacgtgttgatctaagactgaacccaaattggtctttgagagacgacctaggagtcacttcctagtattgTACTGCATTCTTTATTGCACAActtttgtgggaggtgcgaccctctcatcagCCGTGTGCACTGATGCATGAAGAATAGAACGAGTGGAGGCCGTGATGTGCTCTCTTCCGTGTGCTGCTGTGCTGGAATGATGGACGCTGCTGGAATGTAGTGAAGCCCTTCGTGCACCTCCCATTCTCTCCAAACACACCTGCTGGACGTGCCTCCAAGCTGCTGTGCTGGATCGCGGACGTGTTGCTGCTGTTTCTTCAAAAGTTGCTGGACCGGCTTTGTTGTTGGATGCTTTCCCTGGACGTGTGAATCAAAGCCCGTGACTGCTGCTTCTACCTTTGTCACCACATGCTCCTGTGCTGACTGCTTTTATTGGGCCATGGCTGCTACTGGAAAATGCTGGATGTCACCCCTGTTTGGTGCTTCTGCTGGAACGTGGATCCAAGTGTGGGCCATGATGGGCGTGCTGAAGCTGCTGTCCGTGAGCTCCTTAAGGTTCATTTTGCTGTCAAAAATTCCTTCTCATGGGCCCTTTCTTCTTTCAAGAACGTGGCAGCTACTTAAGGACGTGGATGTGTGCCACTTATTCAATTGAATGTGCCTTTTCTTAATAACCCAAAAATGAATCCAGCCATGAATATCAAGTGCATTCTCCAAAATAAAGTTTTGTGTTTGCACCTCAAAAATAAACCTCCACCTTTGGGTCTAATTGTCATTTCTCTTTTCACCTCCAAATGTCtcaaatattatccaacaattttcctacaattaataatgcaaataattagctcaaataattcaaattaactaaaataagaatttttggtcaaattaagcacaattcggaaaacggggaaataacagacaattaaacacaattccctggtttatttaagtgcaataaactaaatataattcaagaaataacgactcatcacATGGTAAGAACCACTTTTTTCTATCACATCtgaatgtttattctccatgcactaAACATGAATCTAAGCCTGTGCTTGATATTGCTTCTAAATTTGAacttgattcatgttctgagagtaTATCTGATGTTCAGCCTGTTACATTGGGATTGTGTGTTGTACCTCTGCATATAGATTCTTTGGAGCCACCATGTACTAATCATGTTGtaggaggtacacatgaatttgaccaacaaaCACCCACggtggaagacaaaggtgctCGCATACACAAAAGCTTGAATATCAATAGGCACCGGCTGAACACGCTCATCAACAATCCTTCCTTCTTAGATCCAGTTGTGGAAAACATTTCCTTGCTCGATCAGATTTGGCGGACGAAGCAGATCATCCTCAAGATTTCCCAGTTGGATCCAGTGGTGGAAAACATCTCCCTGCTTGTCCAagtttggcaactgccaccatgaccaggggagttttcttttctcttttcctccTTTCCCCACTTGTAttgttgtgataacagttgaaaaactgttattgttatacttaaaattgatataaaaaacaacctttatgacttagaaactagcttggaatcatgtttttgcttatgtttttggaaataagagagttggacaggttttatgcttgatttccttgtttttgcaggtttttgagatgaattgagtgaaagaagtgaaggagctaagagttggattcagaaaaggaagaaaaagtgcaaaaaaggaagaagccgcaagtaccgctcagcgccatttaCCACTAAGCGGCACTTTGAAGACCCGCAGTTACCGTTGAGGGGACAAAATGCAGATGAGGGGAAAAATAGAAATCAGGCACTTACCGCTGCGCGGTatttatcgctgagcggcattctgatgggcttgggctcacttttctgtaatttttagaatattatataaggttttagttaacctaggtcaagtatctttggctgggacgaagcagaaacacactccTTCACCCCttgaggattttggatgctaaagCTCATTtctcactttctagggttctatctttttactctttcattgtatttcatctagtttcaccgtgaatatggtgaactaaacctttattgttgttggggaatcaatgtaatccttttgaaactctcatgtatagaatttgttcttcaaaatcttctttaagatacatgctttctttcattaattgttagggtttttcctttttgctcaaagcatgcattgtttaactcattcgatgtcatgatcattgattttgtttatatggacacatacggggaaatctagatctggggaatctctcccaatagtagtataaacctaaacataggagtatgatggttggttgcctttaagcttctgttcactataatgcataactaattgctagggagacaagacattgtaaactagtgattatgattaggctttcttcccctagacatcgggtttaaggtaatttagaaagtgtgattaacaattaatgaagaaagatgaattcctgaatacatgagagtagataaggatgaaattgataaatcCCGACAACATagtcatccatatatttcaattcacgtgttttgtttctttttaccattgatcaattcatgcatacatatttacttttgagtatttgcatCTAAATCTTAATCAATCGGTTTCACAAGTCTTAGCTAATAAACAAACCACACaattgtctaggccgtgagtcctttgggagaacgatacttggtcttaccaggtttattacttgatacgattcagttacacttgccgagggtttaacaagtttttggcgccgttgtcggggactcgtggtttaactagtctatttgtgtgattttttgattaactttgacttgatttgtatattttttatttatctttttatttttgtatctttaagtttatctttttggtttttgtttttatctttttgtatttctaattctatttgttttatctttctatttttttttatttttcttctctatctttttgtgctaacaattttttctagggttttgttttcttgtgtatgcaggaagcaattcgcactagaagcaagaaaaaatcagaacctcttcttgaaggcttggacgagagtagacggaggagaagaatctgCACATCTAGAGAACTATTCCCTCCTCCAGAAACActcttacaaccttcaccacaaaggTCTAACCAAAGCACTGAAAATATGGCagaggagaataatggtagacgaactcttgcagattacaccactgtggttggccctcaacattttaacagtatagcaaggccaagggtcaatgctgcaaacatggaggtgaaaccaacATTGATACAACTGGTAAAGAGTAATCAATTCAATGgactatcacatgaaagtccatatgagcatctcactacctttaatgaaatttgtaacaccgtgaagataaatgggatgccggatgaagcaatcaagcttagcttgtttcctttctcattgggaggcaatgctaagttatggttaaactttttttctagaaggaagctttacagagtaGGAAGTTGTGGTagcaaagtttttaaacaaatacttcccacaatctaaagtcaataaagggaagcaagatatatcttctttcagacaaggcatggaagAGACATTAGATCAAGCATGGGATCGTTATAAAAGTTTGttgagaaaaactcccacacatggctttgatgaagcaacgGTAGTCttacttttccttggaggtcttggttcgcaaaccaagttgatgttagatgcctcagcaggaggtaatattaaatggaagactccagaggaagcaaccgagttgatagagaatatggctactaatgacaatgagttgcatagtgaaagaggaactcctattcaacaaaaaagggttctacaattgcaatcaaatgatgccttgctcGCTCAGAATAAGatcataactcaacagttggagaatttaacaaagacacttgctcaattgccaaaggaattaaagactgttgcacaagttcaacaacagatgtgtgaactatgtggtggtgaccatatcaatggtcaatgcgcttttccagtggaggccctaaaagatgtaaatttcatggctaatcaatttccataccgccaaggtaatttcaaccaaaggtggaaacctcacccaagcatgggtcaaggtcaaggACAATCTGGACAAGCTGGACAATCAGGACAATTTAATAGGCCACAGCAACAACCAACATTATGGCAACAAGTGTCTACACTCAATGAAAGACatacaaagttggaagaaactcttcagcaatttatgcaggtaactatttccactcaaaagagcactgaagcggCTATTAGAAACTTGGAGATACAAGTTGGCCAAATatctaagaagttggaagatatGCCTGATAAgggttttggggctaatactgaagttaaccctaaggaagagtgtaaagtttTAGTGAGTGtgaatgttgaaaaagttgagttagagagaagagaagaaaaagaagagagagtagagagaaaagaagagagaaaaggaaaggatcagagaaaagagaaagaagaaagaaaagaaaaaaaaattgaaaatattcttccttttccaacagaTTATGAGAGAATAAAGAAAGAGAGACAAGAGGGGCTTTGTAcaaatatcttaattcaaatGGATGTTGATCTACTTGTGAATGAAGCATGGCAACAATTTTCAGCTCAGGTAAATCATATGAATCAAAtctccaaaagaaaaagatatatagaGGAGGAGATTAATGAGTGCAAAGCTGCTAAGAAGAGATCATTccctccaaaagtgaaagatccaggaagtttcaccattccttgcGTCATAGGGATGAAAAAGGTAAGGAAAGCCCtacttgatttagggtcaagtgTCAATCTAATGCCTTTATCTTTACTTGAACAAATTGGTGAATTTGACATCAAGCCAACAAACATGACTTTGCTAATAGCGGATGGATCTTCAATGAATCCTTATGGTATAGTAGAAGATGTTAtggtttgtgtaggcaaactacaattcttggtggactttgtggtgataaAGATGGAGGATGAAAGGATgccaattattcttggaagaccatTTATGAAAATGGCTAAGGCCATCATtgatgtagatgaaggaatAGTGGTACTTCAAGAATAAGAAGAAAGGGTGGTTgttgatgtcttcaaagaagagcAACAGATGAAAAAGGAAgaggctagtcataaagctacatGTCAAGATGTACCCATGACTAGTCCTAAAGATGCAAAGTCAGACtttaaaggtaaaaattgtttcttgtttgaggttagggaagaagaaaaagatggcaaaggaaggacggttcatgatgacttgatgcaAGCACAACCCAAACTTGGTAAACatgtaagattcaagaacaagttgagtgttgtgaaagactataaagagaatggagtgatagagatagaatctccaCATTCGAGAAGAGTCAAAGAGGTGGACTGgaagcagttgatgagttggtgtgatgataaaaagatgaacaccaacatggaagatggaacttgaactttattgggtcaagctaatgacgttaaaagagcgctttcTGGGAGGCACCCTAGTGGTTTCAGAacattaattcttattttattattgattttggtgatgtaattttataaactcttgacattatttttatgttgaaatttttgggtataacatctactaatg
This Vigna angularis cultivar LongXiaoDou No.4 chromosome 4, ASM1680809v1, whole genome shotgun sequence DNA region includes the following protein-coding sequences:
- the LOC128196219 gene encoding uncharacterized protein LOC128196219, with the protein product MDVDLLVNEAWQQFSAQVNHMNQISKRKRYIEEEINECKAAKKRSFPPKVKDPGSFTIPCVIGMKKVRKALLDLGSSVNLMPLSLLEQIGEFDIKPTNMTLLIADGSSMNPYGIVEDVMVCVGKLQFLVDFVVIKMEDERMPIILGRPFMKMAKAIIDVDEGIVVLQE